From the genome of Megachile rotundata isolate GNS110a chromosome 3, iyMegRotu1, whole genome shotgun sequence:
GAAATCTGAAACATTCTCAAAGGTTATTAAGGTCTTCATTTATTAAGGACTCTATTTAAGGATAACTTGAAGGAAAGTTGAATTTGTGTCGTTAACGAAGAGTTAGTTATTTTATCAAACGTAGCGGTGTAAAGAAGTTGTTGAAGAGTTAGAAGAATAAAAAGAAGCAATCTATGCTGCCGGCGAAGACCGAGGTCACGTTTTCCACTTTCATCGACTTCCGTTTCCACGGACCTTCAGAAGTTGCTCTTGTTCTTCAGTGTGGGGAGCGCTTAACAGTGACAAGGTCGACAAACGTGTACAAGTAGAAGAAACGTTCTCCGTAGTGTTGTGTATGGTCGATCGAGCGGCTTTCACTTTTGCTACAACTGTTTGGTAAGTTTCGAGTTGAAAACtggtatatttacaatatttttcctGCAGAGATACATTAAtatcgaaatattttatttttctctttccGCGGAATGATTCCGCCGCATAACAAATATTGATAAAGTAAAAGCAGAATTAATCCATTAGGTATGTTTAGTTTCATCGGATTAATCTTCGAGATTTTCTTCCAACtcgctttatttattatttcctaTTTTCTATCTTGATCTTAGAACTCTTCAAGCTTCTTGTTTATCgaacaaataaatttatcacGATATAAAACTGATTTATACCTTAATTAACGATTCACGCATGTTTGTAAACATTTCGATGCgagaaatttctttttataattcttttcaTGCACACGTGCATGTTTCTTAATTATTTCAGCGTTACGAGAGAAAACGAATGAGGATGGCTCTGAACATTTTTACCTTACTCATGGTACGTTTCTCCAATTTATTGTACTCTTCGATTGCTAAGcatgatatattttataatatttatttaaaatctcgAACTTCGCGCGGCGTTCTATATGTTTAATGATCACCTTTCAAACGATAGATTTGACTTTATACAACATTTATGATTACAGAATTTGCTCGTTTTAATTTGTCTGGCCGCGAACACGCGTGCCTACGACCCAAACGACAAATCGCTGAAGGACATTCTACTTCCTGAGGGACAATTCGAAGCGTTTTATCTGAAGGGATCGCAGGAGGAGGAACAAAATGCGGTCAGACCACCGCATCTTCATGGATCGTTTCACCAGTACAAGAATCCCGCTCTTGTTGGAGCGCCCAACAGTGCTGCATACGGTTTCCGTTTCGATGGAAAGCGTcgttttaattacaattaaactATAATGGGTTCTT
Proteins encoded in this window:
- the LOC105663216 gene encoding uncharacterized protein LOC105663216, producing MRMALNIFTLLMNLLVLICLAANTRAYDPNDKSLKDILLPEGQFEAFYLKGSQEEEQNAVRPPHLHGSFHQYKNPALVGAPNSAAYGFRFDGKRRFNYN